From Acomys russatus chromosome 2, mAcoRus1.1, whole genome shotgun sequence, one genomic window encodes:
- the Msmp gene encoding prostate-associated microseminoprotein, giving the protein MALRMLWAGQAKGILGGWRAACLVVSLLLQHPGVNSKCYFQAQAPCHYEGKYFTLGESWLRKDCFHCTCLHPVGVGCCDTSQHPIDFPAGCEVRQEAGTCQFSLVQKSDPQLPCKGGGPDLEWGSANTPVPGAPAPHSS; this is encoded by the exons ATGGCTCTAAGGATGCTCTGGGCTGGACAGGCCAAGGGGATCCTGGGAGGCTGGAGGGCCGCCTGCTTGGTGGTGTCTCTGCTCCTACAGCACCCAGGAGTTAACAGCAAGTGCTACTTCCAAGCTCAAG CCCCCTGCCACTACGAGGGGAAATATTTCACTCTGGGTGAATCTTGGCTCCGCAAGGACTGCTTCCATTGTACCTGTCTGCATCCTGTTGGTGTGGGCTGCTGTGACAC GTCCCAGCATCCCATTGACTTCCCCGCGGGGTGTGAAGTGCgccaggaggcaggaacttgTCAGTTTTCCCTGGTGCAAAAATCTGACCCTCAGCTGCCCTGCAAAGGGGGAGGACCTGACTTAGAATGGGGCTCCGCTAACACCCCTGTTCCTGGGGCTCCTGCTCCCCACTCCAGCTGA
- the Rgp1 gene encoding RAB6A-GEF complex partner protein 2 — MIEVVAELSRGPVFLAGEALECVVTVTNPLPPTATSASSEALAWASAQIHCQFHASESRVALPPPDSSQPDVQPDSQTVFLPHRGERGQCILSTPPKILFCDLRLEPGESKSYSYSEVLPTEGPPSFRGQSVKYVYKLTIGCQRVNSPITLLRVPLRVLVLTGLQDVPFPRDEAVAPSSPFLEEDESGKKDSWLAELAGERLMAATSCRSLHLYNISDGRGKVGTFGIFKSVYRLGEDVVGTLNLGEGTVACLQFSVSLQTEERVQPEYQRRRGTGAAPSVSHVTHARHQESCLHTTRTSFSLPIPLCSTPGFCTAIVSLKWRLHFEFVTSREPGLVLLPPLEQAEPVTWTGPEQVPVDTFSWDLPIKVLPTSPTLVSYAAPGPSTSSITI; from the exons ATGATTGAAGTGGTAGCTGAGCTGAGTCGAGGTCCTGTATTTCTGGCCGGGGAGGCTCTGGAGTGTGTGGTGACGGTCACGAATCCCCTGCCCCCGACCGCCACTTCTGCATCCAG tgagGCTCTGGCCTGGGCCAGTGCCCAGATCCACTGCCAGTTCCATGCCAGTGAGAGCCGAGTGGCACTGCCACCCCCTGACTCTAGTCAGCCGGATGTCCAGCCTGACAGCCAGACTGTCTTTCTGCCACACCGAG gtgagaggggtcagTGTATCCTTTCCACCCCACCAAAAATTCTGTTTTGTGACCTGAGGCTAGAGCCTGGAGAGTCCAAATCAT ACTCCTACAGTGAAGTGCTGCCCACAGAGGGACCACCTTCCTTTCGGGGCCAGTCAGTCAAGTATGTCTACAAACTGACCATTGGCTGCCAGCGTGTCAATTCACCCATCACTTTACTCCGAGTCCCTTTgagagttcttgtcctgactg GTCTTCAAGATGTTCCCTTCCCCCGGGACGAGGCTGTGGCTCCATCCAGCCCGTTCTTGGAGGAGGATgaaagtgggaagaaggattCATGGCTAGCCGAGCTAGCTGGGGAGCGCCTCATGGCTGCCACCTCCTGCCGCAGCCTCC ATCTGTACAATATCAGTGATGGCCGAGGCAAAGTTGGAACATTCGGTATCTTCAAATCTGTGTACAGACTCGGCGAGGACGTGGTGGGGACCTTGAACTTAGGGGAAGGAACTGTAGCTTGTTTGCAG TTCTCGGTAAGCTTGCAAACCGAAGAGCGAGTGCAGCCTGAATATCAGCGGCGCCGTGGGACAGGAGCTGCCCCTTCAGTGTCTCATGTGACTCACGCCCGGCACCAGGAGTCCTGCCTACATACAACTAGAACCagcttctctctccccatccctctctgctCCACCCCTGGCTTCTGCACTGCCATCG tgtCCTTGAAGTGGCGGTTACATTTTGAATTTGTAACATCGCGAGAACCGGGACTGGTACTTCTGCCCCCATTGGAGCAGGCTGAGCCTGTGACCTGGACAGGGCCTGAGCAGGTGCCTGTAGACACCTTCAGCTGGGACCTCCCCATCAAAGTGCTGCCTACAAGCCCCACCCTGGTCTCCTACGCTGCTCCGGGCCCTAGCACCAGCAGCATAACTATCTGA
- the Gba2 gene encoding non-lysosomal glucosylceramidase — protein sequence MVTCIPPSEQIGCAKGDSRVYCTEDTGDTDVVRVTDCGSPEDSGPQNEPGYCNSEDSGQLMASYEGKAGGYQVPPFGWRICLAHEFAEKRKPFQANNISLSNLVKHFGMGLRYLKWWYRKTQVEKKTPFIDMFNCVPLRQIYGCPLGGIGGGTITRGWRGQFCRWQLNPGMYQHQTVIADQFTVCLRRDGRTVYQQVLSLERPSVLRSWNWGLCGCFAFYHALYPRAWTVYQLPGQSVTLTCRQVTPILPHDYQDSSLPVGLFVWDIENEGDEALDVSLMFSMRNGLGSEDDAPGGLWNEPFRLEQDGTTIQGLLLHHPTPPNPYTMAVAARCTADTTVSYITAFDPDSTGQQVWQDLLQDGQLDSPAGQSTPTQKGEGVAGAVCISRKLPPRGRCCLEFSLAWDMPRIVFGAKGQVHYRRYTRFFGSDGDVAPALSHYALCQYADWEKRISAWQSPVLDDRSLPAWYKSALFNELYFLADGGTVWLEVPEDSLPEELGGSMHQLRPILQDYGRFGYLEGQEYRMYNTYDVHFYASFALVMLWPKLELSLQYDMALATFKEDLTRRRYLMSGVMAPVKRKNVIPHDIGDPDDEPWLRVNAYLIHDTADWKDLNLKFVLQVYRDYYLTGDQGFLKDMWPVCLAVMESEMKFDKDQDGLIENGGYPDQTYDGWVTTGPSAYCGGLWLAAVAVMVQMAVVCGAQDIQEKFSNILCRGREAYERLLWNGRYYNYDSSSHPQSRIVMSDQCAGQWFLRACGLGEGDTEVFPTLHVVRALQTIFELNVQAFAGGAMGAVNGMQPHGVPDRSSVQSDEVWVGVVYGLAATMIQEGLTWEGFRTAEGCYRTVWERLGLAFQTPEAYCQQRVFRSLAYMRPLSIWAMQLALQQQQHKESSRPVVTQRTGLSTEPECGPKKPLSSLSPE from the exons ATGGTAACCTGCATACCACCCTCCGAGCAAATCGGCTGTGCCAAAGGAGATTCGCGAGTTTATTGTACTGAAGATACCGGGGACACTGACGTTGTGCGGGTTACAGACTGCGGGAGTCCTGAAGACAGTGGACCACAGAATGAGCCAGGCTACTGCAATTCAGAGGACTCGGGGCAGCTGATGGCCTCCTACGAGGGTAAAGCTGGGGGCTACCAGGTGCCTCCTTTCGGCTGGCGAATCTGCTTGGCTCACGAAtttgcagagaaaaggaaacccTTTCAGGCCAACAACATCTCTCTAAGCAACTTGGTGAAGCATTTCGGTATGGGCTTGAG GTACTTGAAGTGGTGGTACCGGAAGACTCAAGTGGAAAAGAAGACCCCTTTCATCGACATGTTCAATTGTGTACCCCTGAGACAGATTTATG GTTGTCCCTTGGGTGGCATTGGAGGAGGCACTATCACCCGGGGCTGGAGAGGCCAGTTCTGTCGTTGGCAGCTTAACCCTGGAATGTACCAGCACCAGACAGTCATTGCAGACCAA TTTACAGTATGCTTGCGGCGGGATGGGCGGACTGTGTATCAGCAAGTTCTGTCCCTGGAGCGTCCAAGTGTCCTGCGCAGCTGGAACTGGGGCCTGTGTGGTTGCTTTGCTTTCTACCACGCCCTCTATCCCCGAGCCTGGACAGTCTATCAGCTTCCCGGCCAGAGTGTCACCCTCACCTGCCGCCAAGTCACACCCATCTTGCCCCATGACTACCAG GACAGCAGCCTCCCTGTAGGCCTCTTTGTGTGGGACATAGAAAACGAAGGAGATGAAGCCCTGGATGTGTCCCTTATGTTCTCCATGCGGAATGGATTAGGAAGTGAAGATGATGCCCCAGGAGGCTTATGGAATGAGCCCTTCCGCCTGGAACAGGACGGGACGACCATACAGGGGTTACTCCTTCACCATCCAACCCCTCCAAACCCCTACACCATGGCTGTGGCTGCACGATGCACG GCAGATACCACAGTATCCTACATCACAGCCTTTGACCCTGACAGCACTGGGCAGCAGGTGTGGCAGGACCTACTGCAAGATGGACAGCTGGACTCCCCTGCTG GCCAAAGTACCCCAACACAGAAAGGAGAAGGTGTCGCTGGGGCTGTGTGTATCTCCAGGAAGCTGCCACCACGAGGTCGGTGCTGCCTGGAGTTCTCACTGGCTTGGGACATGCCTAGGATCGTGTTTGGAGCTAAGGGCCAGGTCCACTACAG GCGGTATACACGGTTCTTTGGTTCAGATGGTGACGTGGCACCTGCTCTCAGCCACTACGCACTGTGCCAATAtgcagactgggagaagagaatCTCGGCATGGCAGAGCCCAGTGCTGGATGACAG ATCCTTACCTGCCTGGTACAAATCTGCATTGTTCAATGAATTGTACTTCCTGGCTGATGGAGGCACAGTATGGCTGGAAGTTCCTGAAGACTCCCTACcagaggagctgggagggagCATGCATCAGCTCCGCCCCATTCTGCAGGACTATGGGCGATTTGGCTATCTTGAGG GCCAGGAGTATCGCATGTACAACACGTATGACGTCCACTTTTATGCTTCTTTTGCCCTCGTCATGCTGTGGCCCAAACTTGAGCTCAGTCTACAGTATGATATGG CTCTGGCAACTTTCAAGGAGGACCTGACACGGCGACGGTACCTGATGAGTGGCGTGATGGCGCCTGTGAAAAGGAAGAATGTTATCCCTCACGATATTGGGGACCCAG ATGACGAGCCATGGCTCCGGGTCAATGCATACTTGATTCATGATACTGCGGACTGGAAGGACCTGAACCTGAAGTTTGTGCTGCAAGTTTATCGCGACTATTACCTGACGGGCGATCAAGGCTTCCTGAAGGACATGTGGCCTGTGTGTCTG GCTGTGATGGAATCTGAAATGAAGTTTGACAAGGACCAAGATGGCCTCATTGAGAACGGAGGCTACCCAGACCAGACCTATGACGGATGGGTCACCACGGGCCccag TGCTTACTGTGGAGGGCTGTGGCTGGCAGCTGTGGCTGTGATGGTTCAGATGGCTGTTGTATGTGGGGCCCAGGACATCCAGGAGAAGTTTTCTAACATTCTCTGTCGAGGCCGAGAAGCTTACGAAAGACTGCTCTGGAACG GCCGCTATTACAACTATGACAGTAGCTCCCACCCTCAGTCCCGCATCGTCATGTCCGACCAGTGTGCTGGACAGTGGTTCCTGAGGGCCTGTGGCCTAGGAGAAGGGGACACTGAG GTATTTCCTACCCTGCATGTGGTCCGTGCTCTCCAAACCATCTTTGAGCTCAATGTCCAGGCCTTTGCAGGAGGAGCCATGGGGGCTGTGAATGGGATGCAGCCTCATGGTGTCCCTGATAGATCCAGTGTGCAATCTGATGAAGTTTGGGTGGGTGTGGTCTACGGCCTGGCAGCCACCATGATCCAAGAG GGCTTGACTTGGGAAGGTTTCCGGACAGCTGAAGGCTGTTACCGCACCGTATGGGAACGCCTGGGCCTGGCTTTCCAGACCCCAGAGGCGTACTGCCAGCAGCGAGTGTTCCGCTCCCTGGCCTACATGCGGCCATTGAGCATCTGGGCCATGCAGCTGGccctgcaacagcagcagcataaAGAGAGCAGCAGGCCAGTGGTCACACAGCGGACAGGACTCAGCACAGAGCCTGAATGTGGACCGAAGAAACCTCTGTCAAGCCTGAGTCCAGAGTGA
- the Creb3 gene encoding cyclic AMP-responsive element-binding protein 3 isoform X1 gives MDPGNQDLLALDPGDQDLLGFLLEGSGDLWAATEQDVEAPLDLELPPSENSVQALSDWEVEDFLSSLLSPSASLDVFSSASSSVRHDHSYSLPQEHVSIDLDTGSFQKEGFHVTPLRVEETAAEQEISRLVLTEEEKRLLEKEGLTLPSTLPLTKGEEQVLKRVRRKIRNKRAAQESRKKKKVYVGGLESRVLKYTAQNQELQNKVQLLEEQNLSLLGQLRKLQAMVIEIANRTSSGSTCVLVLLFSFCLLLVPAMYSSDTRGRVPAEYVVLHRQLRALPSEDRQQQEQQLPVLQPELPKHSAHQLLGRSEHMLLAANFCLLYHMPQAEPPLDWALLDLSSETSDPNLPLQANLSENGAWLPARSPSVILQGRCSG, from the exons ATGGATCCTGGTAACCAGGACCTGCTAGCTTTGGATCCTGGTGATCAGGACCTGCTGGGTTTCCTGCTTGAGGGAAGCGGAGATTTGTGGGCTGCGACTGAGCAGGACGTGGAGGCTCCGCTGGACTTGGAGCTGCCGCCTTCCGAG AACTCGGTGCAAGCACTGAGCGACTGGGAGGTAGAGGATTTCCTGAGCTCTCTGCTCAGCCCCTCGGCATCGCTGGATGTTTTCAGCTCTGCCAGCTCCTCCGTTCGCCATGACCACAGCTATTCCCTCCCACAGGAGCATGTCTCCATAGATCTAG ATACTGGGAGCTTCCAAAAGGAGGGGTTCCACGTAACTCCACTTCGTGTGGAGGAAACAGCAGCAGAACAG GAGATTTCTAGGCTGGTACTGACCGAGGAAGAGAAGAGGCTCTTGGAGAAGGAGGGGCTTACTCTGCCCTCAACACTTCCTCTTACTAAG GGGGAGGAACAAGTTCTAAAACGAGTACGGAGGAAGATTCGCAACAAGAGAGCAGCTCAAGAAAGCCGCAAGAAGAAGAAGGTGTAtgtaggggggctggagagcag GGTCTTGAAATATACCGCCCAGAATCAGGAGCTGCAGAACAAAGTACAActtctagaggaacagaatct GTCCCTTCTAGGTCAGCTGAGGAAACTTCAGGCCATGGTGATTGAGATAGCAAACAGAACCAGCAGTGGCAGCACATGTGTCCTG gtcctcctgttttctttctgtcttcttctggtaCCTGCTATGTACTCCTCTGACACAAGGGGGCGCGTGCCAGCTGAGTATGTCG TGTTGCACCGCCAGCTTCGTGCCCTCCCCAGTGAGGACCgtcagcagcaggagcagcagctgcctgtCCTGCAGCCAGAATTACCGAAGCACAGCGCACACCAGTTGCTGGGTCGCTCAGAACACATGCTCCTGGCTGCCAACTTCTGCCTACTTTACCACATGCCTCAGGCAGAGCCGCCCCTGGACTGGGCACTCCTTGATCTTTCCTCAGAGACCTCAGACCCCAACCTTCCCCTCCAGGCAAATCTTTCCGAAAATGGGGCATGGCTACCTGCTCGCAGCCCTTCTGTCATCTTGCAGGGCAGGTGTTCAGGCTAG
- the Creb3 gene encoding cyclic AMP-responsive element-binding protein 3 isoform X2, whose product MDPGNQDLLALDPGDQDLLGFLLEGSGDLWAATEQDVEAPLDLELPPSENSVQALSDWEVEDFLSSLLSPSASLDVFSSASSSVRHDHSYSLPQEHVSIDLDTGSFQKEGFHVTPLRVEETAAEQEISRLVLTEEEKRLLEKEGLTLPSTLPLTKGEEQVLKRVRRKIRNKRAAQESRKKKKVYVGGLESRSLLGQLRKLQAMVIEIANRTSSGSTCVLVLLFSFCLLLVPAMYSSDTRGRVPAEYVVLHRQLRALPSEDRQQQEQQLPVLQPELPKHSAHQLLGRSEHMLLAANFCLLYHMPQAEPPLDWALLDLSSETSDPNLPLQANLSENGAWLPARSPSVILQGRCSG is encoded by the exons ATGGATCCTGGTAACCAGGACCTGCTAGCTTTGGATCCTGGTGATCAGGACCTGCTGGGTTTCCTGCTTGAGGGAAGCGGAGATTTGTGGGCTGCGACTGAGCAGGACGTGGAGGCTCCGCTGGACTTGGAGCTGCCGCCTTCCGAG AACTCGGTGCAAGCACTGAGCGACTGGGAGGTAGAGGATTTCCTGAGCTCTCTGCTCAGCCCCTCGGCATCGCTGGATGTTTTCAGCTCTGCCAGCTCCTCCGTTCGCCATGACCACAGCTATTCCCTCCCACAGGAGCATGTCTCCATAGATCTAG ATACTGGGAGCTTCCAAAAGGAGGGGTTCCACGTAACTCCACTTCGTGTGGAGGAAACAGCAGCAGAACAG GAGATTTCTAGGCTGGTACTGACCGAGGAAGAGAAGAGGCTCTTGGAGAAGGAGGGGCTTACTCTGCCCTCAACACTTCCTCTTACTAAG GGGGAGGAACAAGTTCTAAAACGAGTACGGAGGAAGATTCGCAACAAGAGAGCAGCTCAAGAAAGCCGCAAGAAGAAGAAGGTGTAtgtaggggggctggagagcag GTCCCTTCTAGGTCAGCTGAGGAAACTTCAGGCCATGGTGATTGAGATAGCAAACAGAACCAGCAGTGGCAGCACATGTGTCCTG gtcctcctgttttctttctgtcttcttctggtaCCTGCTATGTACTCCTCTGACACAAGGGGGCGCGTGCCAGCTGAGTATGTCG TGTTGCACCGCCAGCTTCGTGCCCTCCCCAGTGAGGACCgtcagcagcaggagcagcagctgcctgtCCTGCAGCCAGAATTACCGAAGCACAGCGCACACCAGTTGCTGGGTCGCTCAGAACACATGCTCCTGGCTGCCAACTTCTGCCTACTTTACCACATGCCTCAGGCAGAGCCGCCCCTGGACTGGGCACTCCTTGATCTTTCCTCAGAGACCTCAGACCCCAACCTTCCCCTCCAGGCAAATCTTTCCGAAAATGGGGCATGGCTACCTGCTCGCAGCCCTTCTGTCATCTTGCAGGGCAGGTGTTCAGGCTAG